Proteins from a genomic interval of Neodiprion lecontei isolate iyNeoLeco1 chromosome 2, iyNeoLeco1.1, whole genome shotgun sequence:
- the LOC124292906 gene encoding uncharacterized protein LOC124292906 yields MAGPSKTLVFILFFLGVSCSAKPISVLASVTVPDRTSEQNRITSLPEGYEPILNSSVAYKLYKNTFVTWVEAKRLCEDEGARLAVADNKEIYKRLVNQTLYKVHIGVYRLSDEWVSLRDGSVLSDLPWTPGEPSGTYDCVHISTYCGQLKNGDCHNRKLHYACEVPIPQKRV; encoded by the exons ATGGCTGGACCGTCCAAGACGCTGGTCTTTATCCTGTTCTTTCTGGGAGTATCGTGCTCGGCAAAACCCATCTCGGTGCTTGCTTCAG TCACGGTTCCTGATCGGACGTCCGAGCAAAACCGAATCACGTCTCTCCCGGAAGGTTATGAGCCAATTCTCAACTCCAGTGTAGCTTACAAGCTCTACAAAAATACGTTCGTAACGTGGGTGGAGGCAAAAAGACTGTGCGAGGATGAAGGTGCTCGTTTGGCAGTGGCTGACAACAAAGAGATTTACAAGCGCTTGGTAAATCAAACTCTGTATAAGGTACACATAGGCGTTTACAGGCTATCCGACGAGTGGGTCAGTCTTCGTGACG GATCAGTCTTAAGTGACTTACCATGGACACCCGGTGAACCTTCAGGAACTTATGACTGCGTCCATATCTCTACGTATTGCGGTCAACTCAAAAATGGCGATTGCCACAATCGGAAATTACATTACGCCTGCGAAGTTCCAATTCCTCAGAAGCGCGTTTAG
- the LOC107225924 gene encoding uncharacterized protein LOC107225924: protein MAGPSKTLVFILFFLGVSCSAKPISVLASVTVPDRTSEQNRITSLPEGYEPILNSSVAYKLYKNTFVTWVEAKRLCEDEGARLAVADNKEIYKRLVNQTLYKVHIGVYRLSDEWVSLRDGSVLSDLPWTPGEPSGTYDCVHISTYCGQLKNGDCHNRKLHYACEVPIPQKRV, encoded by the exons ATGGCTGGACCGTCCAAGACGCTGGTCTTTATCCTGTTCTTTTTGGGAGTATCGTGCTCGGCAAAACCCATCTCGGTGCTTGCTTCAG TCACGGTTCCTGATCGGACGTCCGAGCAAAACCGAATCACGTCTCTCCCGGAAGGTTATGAGCCAATTCTCAACTCCAGTGTAGCTTACAAGCTCTACAAAAATACGTTCGTAACGTGGGTGGAGGCAAAAAGACTGTGCGAGGATGAAGGTGCTCGTTTGGCAGTGGCTGACAACAAAGAGATTTACAAGCGCTTGGTAAATCAAACTCTGTATAAGGTACACATAGGCGTTTACAGGCTATCCGACGAGTGGGTCAGTCTTCGTGACG GATCAGTCTTAAGTGACTTACCATGGACACCCGGTGAACCTTCAGGAACTTATGACTGCGTCCATATCTCTACGTATTGCGGTCAACTCAAAAATGGCGATTGCCACAATCGGAAATTACATTACGCCTGCGAAGTTCCAATTCCTCAGAAGCGCGTTTAG